Proteins from a genomic interval of Paenibacillus lentus:
- the asnA gene encoding aspartate--ammonia ligase, which yields MKFTESPFKTSKQYESKLDIKETQKAIYMLKRFFEQQLAAALNLTNVSAPLFVMTGNGINDNLNGTESPVQFNALGIPGQTLEIVHSLAKWKRMALAYYGFEHGEGLYTQMNAIRADEVLDHLHSIYVDQWDWEKVISREERHMGTLMTTVEQIYEALKATEVFITERYPRLSRKLPEAITFITSHELEDLYPHLTPKQREDVVARDYGAVFVMQIGGLLPTSGLRHDARSPDYDDWQLNGDIIVWNPLRECAYELSSMGIRVDSHALKHQLAEAGCPERESLDFHQQLLANKLPFTIGGGIGQSRLCMFILEKAHIGEVQSSAWPLDMRTICKNSGINLLY from the coding sequence ATGAAATTTACGGAATCTCCATTTAAAACCTCTAAACAATACGAATCGAAGTTAGACATCAAGGAGACCCAAAAAGCAATTTATATGCTCAAACGTTTTTTTGAGCAACAACTGGCAGCAGCTCTAAATTTGACAAATGTGAGTGCACCACTATTCGTTATGACCGGAAACGGGATCAACGACAACCTGAACGGAACAGAAAGCCCAGTCCAGTTCAATGCACTCGGCATTCCAGGTCAGACCCTTGAAATTGTACATTCTTTGGCTAAATGGAAACGAATGGCGCTAGCATATTACGGGTTCGAGCATGGCGAAGGCCTGTATACGCAAATGAACGCCATAAGAGCAGACGAAGTACTCGATCATCTACATTCCATTTATGTAGACCAGTGGGATTGGGAAAAGGTGATTTCCCGCGAGGAACGACATATGGGGACACTGATGACAACAGTAGAACAAATTTATGAAGCTCTTAAGGCAACCGAAGTCTTCATCACAGAGCGATATCCCCGCCTTAGCCGCAAATTACCAGAAGCCATCACCTTCATCACTTCGCATGAACTTGAGGATCTGTATCCACACCTGACGCCTAAGCAGCGTGAGGACGTTGTGGCAAGGGATTATGGAGCAGTGTTCGTAATGCAAATTGGAGGCTTGCTTCCCACATCAGGCCTACGACATGATGCACGTTCACCAGATTATGACGATTGGCAACTCAATGGAGATATCATTGTGTGGAACCCCCTTCGAGAGTGTGCTTATGAGCTTTCTTCAATGGGGATTCGGGTGGATTCCCACGCACTAAAGCATCAGCTAGCGGAAGCCGGATGTCCCGAGAGGGAATCATTAGATTTTCACCAACAGCTTCTTGCCAATAAGCTCCCATTCACCATCGGTGGAGGGATCGGGCAATCCCGTTTGTGCATGTTTATATTGGAGAAGGCTCACATCGGGGAGGTTCAATCCTCCGCATGGCCTTTAGATATGAGGACCATATGTAAAAATTCCGGCATTAATTTACTCTATT